In one window of Microbacterium dextranolyticum DNA:
- a CDS encoding TetR/AcrR family transcriptional regulator, translating to MSDPVRRRRHGEELESALLQAAWDELVAVGYANLTMESVAVRGRTGVAVLYRRWPNKDVLVIAAIERYRASHPVELPDTGTLRGDLIALLNGMGRAQAGFFVIAMATALSGLRTESGLSLAEVREKVLGDAATARMNRIYGRAQERGEIDLRVVPAGVLALPFDMVRHDLFMNLKAVEPSRVEFIVDALFLPLVARYMSGDAVIRRRGR from the coding sequence GTGTCCGACCCCGTCCGCCGCCGTCGCCACGGCGAAGAGCTCGAATCGGCGTTGCTGCAGGCGGCGTGGGACGAGCTCGTCGCGGTCGGCTACGCGAACCTCACGATGGAGTCCGTCGCCGTACGGGGGCGGACCGGAGTGGCCGTGCTGTACCGCCGGTGGCCGAACAAGGATGTCCTGGTCATCGCCGCGATCGAGCGTTACCGCGCATCGCATCCGGTGGAGCTTCCCGACACGGGAACGCTCCGCGGTGACCTCATCGCGCTGCTGAACGGCATGGGGCGCGCCCAGGCGGGCTTCTTCGTGATCGCGATGGCCACGGCGCTCAGCGGCCTCCGCACCGAAAGCGGGCTCTCGCTCGCCGAGGTGCGCGAGAAGGTGCTCGGCGATGCTGCGACGGCTCGGATGAACAGGATCTACGGGCGTGCGCAGGAGCGCGGCGAGATCGATCTGCGCGTCGTCCCCGCGGGCGTGCTCGCTCTGCCCTTCGACATGGTCCGACACGACCTCTTCATGAATCTGAAAGCGGTCGAACCGTCGCGGGTCGAGTTCATCGTGGACGCCCTGTTCCTGCCCCTCGTCGCGCGGTAC